From a region of the Palaemon carinicauda isolate YSFRI2023 unplaced genomic scaffold, ASM3689809v2 scaffold16, whole genome shotgun sequence genome:
- the LOC137635683 gene encoding zinc finger protein 665-like, with amino-acid sequence MMNSEPPFEFSMKSEIEKLFSPAVDPENNDRSGSVALFNDGALFLDPKMEVKVEPEIFDSSESNLKNSYEYDASVSENGSLSCEENVDDEENVDTYIGTAVKEDKGKEKGRLSCVISGRELLQKDVLNQEVNQIKEKQIKKRFFGNVNSNALARKRCTCSECGKTFSNKYNLAVHLRIHTGEKPYKCNICSKTFDTKSYLTMHSRIHTGGKPYKCDVCNKTFNTKSHLTYHLKIHTGEMPYKCDVCSKTFNTKSQLTVHLRIHTGEKPCKCNVCSKTFITKQCLTIHTRIHTGEKPYKCDVCSKTFNTKSQLTVHLRIHTGEKPCKCNVCSKTFITKQCLTIHTRIHTGEKPYKCDVCSKTFNTKSQLTIHLRIHTGEKPCKCNICSKTFFTKYSLTVHLRVHTGEKPYKCDVCSKTFNTKSQLTVHLRIHTGEKPCKCNICSKTFFTKYSLTVHLRVHTGEKPYKCNVCSKTFTQKHNLTVHLRVHMGERPYKCDVCSKTFNRKSNLTEHLRIHRGERPYKCNVCNKFFTSKKYLTKHKKSHERSIPVS; translated from the coding sequence atgatgaattctgaaccaccttttgaattttcaatgaaaagtgaaattgaaaaattattttcacctgcagtcgatccagaaaataatgataggtctggcagtgttgctctctttaatgatggcgctcttttcttggatccaaaaatggaagtcaaagtagagccagaaatatttgattccagcgaaagcaacttgaaaaattcttacgagtacgatgcatcagtgagtgaaaacggttcattaAGTTGTGAAGAGAATGTCGATGATGAGGAAAATGTAGACACTTACATAGGGACAgctgtgaaagaggataaaggaaaagaaaaaggaagactttcatgtgtaatcagtggaagagaattattacagaaagatgttttgaatcaagaggtgaatcaaataaaggagaagcagataaaaaaaagattctttggtaatgttaactccaatgctctagctagaaagcgatgcacatgcagtgaatgtggtaaaacgttttctaataaatataatcttgcagtgcatttaagaattcacacgggagagaagccatacaagtgcaatatctgtagcaaaacatttgatACAAAATCATATCTCACTATgcattcaagaattcacacgggagggaagccatacaagtgcgatgtctgtaacaaaacatttaatacaaaatcacatCTCACTTACCATTTaaaaattcacacgggagagatgccatacaagtgcgatgtctgtagcaaaacgtTTAATACAAAATCACagctcactgtacatttaagaattcacacgggagagaagccatgcaaatgtaatgtctgtagcaaaacatttattacaaaacagtGTCTGACTATACAtacaagaattcacacgggagagaagccatacaagtgcgatgtctgtagcaaaacgtTTAATACAAAATCACagctcactgtacatttaagaattcacacgggagagaagccatgcaaatgtaatgtctgtagcaaaacatttattacaaaacagtGTCTGACTATACAtacaagaattcacacgggagagaagccatacaagtgcgatgtctgtagcaaaacatttaatacaaaatcacagctcactatacatttaagaattcacacgggagagaagccatgcAAATGTAatatctgtagcaaaacattttttACGAAATAcagtctcactgtacatttaagagttcacacgggagagaagccatacaagtgcgatgtctgtagcaaaacatttaatacaaaatcacagctcactgtacatttaagaattcacacgggagagaagccatgcAAATGTAatatctgtagcaaaacattttttACGAAATAcagtctcactgtacatttaagagttcacacgggagagaagccatacaaatgtaatgtatgtagcaaaacatttacccagaaacacaatctcactgtacatttaagagttcacatgggagagaggccatacaagtgcgatgtctgtagcaaaacatttaatagaaAATCAaatctcactgaacatttaagaattcacaggggagagaggccatacaaatgcaACGTCTGTAACAAATTCTTTACTTCAAAAAAATATCTCaccaaacataagaaatcacatgagagatctattccagtgtcatga